In Nitrospira sp., the genomic window GACAAGATGGTGGCAATCGCCGTATTGGACCGAATGGCCTCACTACCACCTCGCAATACACAAACGTTGCCCGATTTAAGACAGAGGGCAGCCGAATCTGCCGTGACATTAGGGCGCGACTCATAAATGATCCCGACCACTCCGATGGGCACACGTACCCGCCCAACCTGCATCCCGTTGGGTCTCGTCCACATACCGGACATCATTCCTACAGGATCGGGCAACTTCGCCACTTCACGAATGCCTGCGGCCATCTCCCCGATCCGCTTCTCGGTCAATCTCAAGCGATCTGCCATCGCCTTCTTTTCGGGCGTCATTCCAAACGCCTTCAAATCTTGCTCATTCGCTGCGAGGATTTCGCTCGACTGAGCCTCGAGCGCCTCCGCCATAGCAAGGAGTGCTTGATCCTTGGTCGCGGTCGGTAGAGACGCCAATCTCCTCGATGCCTGTTTGGCCTTGGAGACCAGCGCCAAGACATACTCCAACATAGGCAACGGCTTGGACTCTTCGATGTTCTGATCTGAGTCGATTTTGTCTACGGCTTCCACGCTTCACACCAATGATCCAACCACTCGGAATGACCACTGACAATACCGTGTGGGTAAGAGACGGGTCAAGAGTCTCCATCATGCGTGGTGCGTGGGATCCTTATCAGTGGCAAGGTCTGGAGAACCGAGAGAGGCACGCCAATCATGCTTATTGCGTTGCCTGAACATCCACCTCTTCCGGGCCCCTCGATTCATCTTGTGAACTCGGTTCCGCTGGAAAGATCGGCTGTTCACGGATGGCTCGCTGTGCCGGAGCCGTAGACGGCCTAGCGACAGGCCCAGCCACCGCCACCATAGATGGATTCGGATATTGAAATACCCAATCGTAATGGGTCGGCTTTCCCTCAAAGTGGCGCACTGCGAGCGGGAAATTAGCCTGTTTGATCGGTTTCTGCCGACTCTTGCTTCGGACTCCCATGATGCCTCCCGCGGGAGCCCTCAGTAATTCCCACTCACCACGTCCCACAGGATCAAGATACACCTTCCTGAGAAAGGGTTTGGGTGGCCTCGTAAGTTCGGCGAGCGTTTGCGGGTACACTTCACCAGGTAAAACTCTTCCTGCCTTTCTAGTGGCCGAATACAGCGCGAGAGCCGATTGAATTTCTATTCCCTTGGCCAGCAAATCCGTCTCGAGCTCTCGTTGCACCATCGTCTTCCACTGCCGAGCGGCCACCGTCATGGCAAGTCCCATAAGAGTAATCGCAATCATGACCATGAGGTACGAGAACCCTGTTTCTTGCCGCCTCAACGATGCCAAACGCCACCTCATGTACCATCACTCCTGGTCCGTTGATTGCTCCCTCTCCTGGTCCATTGATTGTCCCGACAATTTATCCGACAGCGATACCGTTTGATCCACATGGGTACCGGTATCTCGGATTGTCACACTTTCAGAGTTGATCGCCTTAAGAATCAGGTGGTCGTCGACACGATCCCCGACCTTCAGCATCAGCACCTCATCGTCTTTCTTGAGTACGGCAATATCCTTATTTTCACGACGCCCCTTACCCACACGAAGAAAGCCCAGGTATCGATACTGTTCTAATTCCAACTTCTCTTCTTGTTCTGTCGAGGTCTCGGCTGAATACAAACCAGGCTGATTTACGGAAGTTTGGTCATTCCCGGTGACAAACGTGCCATCGGGACGGGGCATGGAAAACATATTACGAGGCACGGTGAAAGTCGCCTGACGTTGAAGACTCGTTGATGAAAATAGATGGAGGTTTACGTGCAAGCCTGTTCCCCCTGTTCCCGCACGTTGCCCTACGGAGGGGTGACCCGCGATATTCGTGAGCGGAACGCGGACCGGCTCCTGCAGTAGGCGCCATTGCCATACTGTCAGTCCTGCCCACAGAAGGAGAAGCGAAGTAGCAAGAATCGTCTTCTTTTTCGCATCCATGTTAGTGCGCTGGTCCCGACGAACTAGACGCCTCGGTCTCGCCGCGAAGGTACGTTGCAATCTTAATATTGAATGTCAATGATTCGTCCTGTAAGCCTCCGGACCGAGCTAGCTCAAGATCCTCGATAAACACCAACTCTTCCGCCGTCTCAAGACCGTAGATGAATCGGCGAAGATCCTCGTATCGCCCAGTCATTGGCCCCTGTAATAACCCCTTGCTCGTATTCGCAATGTGAGTGGGCTCCGTCTTATAGGACAACCCCGGCAAGGTGACTCGGTCACGCTTCGCTTCATCTGAAATCCCCAACGCGAGCGGAGTAAAGTCGCGTTCGGCGGGAAGCACCGCCCAGACTCGGCTCAAGTCTTGTTTGGCCTTTCTTGCTTCTCGGTGATACATCAATGCTTGTCGGGTTGCAGCCCATTCCTTCTCCAAGCGATCTCGGCTCGCTTGAGCACTTGCCACACCGAAGTCATGGACGAGGAACAACATAAAAAGAAGACCCAGCGTGACTCCCATCCAGGAGAACAAGGGTGCAAAGGGATGCTGCCAGAGAAAGAGCAGTCGATCTTTCATCACTCAAGTTCCTTCGCGCCGGTATTGTACCGTGACATCGAACTCCACCAACCCGTTCTGCCCGACATGATGCTGCGCCAAGATCGGGTCTTTAAATATCGCGTGATTTTGAAGTCCGACAGTAAAGGCAGTGATATCCTCGAGAGCCGCAGCAGTTCCCGTGAGTTGAACCGCCGTGCCTGCTTGATCAAGACGAACGCTGCTGAGCGCAAGGCGTGGCGGGATCGTTTGCTCTAATTCAGTCAGAAACTTGGTCCACGAAAACGTTCTTTTTTCAAGCAGCTGGTTCGCCAACTCGACTTCAGAAGGCAGTCTCCTTAACGCCTCTGCAGACAGATCAATACCTTCACGCCGGGCCTCTGCCATGAAGTCGAGGTCCTGTTGCCGCACTCGATCCAGTTCTGCCTGGATGGTTAACGATTCTTGATGCGTGAGGATCACATGCCCAAGGTCCCAACAGATCCCGATCACAAGCAGGACGCAGCTGCAGATCAGGAGCCATCGAAGCGGAACGACCGCTGGCCGATAACGGCGGCTCAGGTTTATCTGGAACTGACCCTCGGCGCCGCAGTGCAATAGCCTTAACTTGAGCGGTTCGAAAAACCTCGCGACGACGGAACTCGTAATTGCCATGCTAGAGCACCCCAGCCACTGCGGCCAACGATGTCATCCCTCGGTCGCTCCCTGTGGCCATTCGACCAAGAGCCTCGACCGATTCCCAACCTAGCTGTTCAACGGACAGGTGGAGCTCGGTCTCGATGAATTTCCGAAAGGCCGCAATGTCCCCATCCGCACAAATCACAGCTTCCTTAACAACCGCTGAAGGATGTTGTTGTTGACAGATCTCCAACGAGACACAGCATTCCTCAAGCGTCTTGTTCAGCATATCGGTCTTCCTCGACGCTTCAGTCACCTCAGCCCCCAAAAGCTTGCATCGGTAAGACAACAACCGCCCTTGCTGATAAATCATGGTCGTCAGGGCTCGGTCCGATACATTGACCCACAGACAGTTTCGGCTTCGCCAATGAGAGCCACTCGATACCCTTCTCCATAGATCAAAGATCTGTAGGCTCGTGACCCCTACCTCTTGGGGAATCAACCCGACAGATTCACACAGGGACTCGTACTGCTTCAGCACCGATTCCTGGACCGCCACCGTCAGCACAGTATGGGCTGGTCCTTTCCCTTGCGATCGATCATAAAAGACTTGGGACAACACCTTCGCCCCGCTCAACGGGAACAGCTGTTCTTTGCCAAGCCGCCAGCGGATCAGCGCCTCGCGTTCCTCGCACCTGATGGGGAGCTGCTCAAGGTGCAAAACTGTCGTTCTGACCGCCGTGTCAGGCAGCAACACGGCAATCCGTTGAGGAAGATCAGAAAGCATTGTCCTCCCGAGGGACTGGTGAACCGAATCTGGATTGATCAGGGCACGAATACGATTGGCCAATGCTAA contains:
- a CDS encoding PilN domain-containing protein, which produces MAITSSVVARFFEPLKLRLLHCGAEGQFQINLSRRYRPAVVPLRWLLICSCVLLVIGICWDLGHVILTHQESLTIQAELDRVRQQDLDFMAEARREGIDLSAEALRRLPSEVELANQLLEKRTFSWTKFLTELEQTIPPRLALSSVRLDQAGTAVQLTGTAAALEDITAFTVGLQNHAIFKDPILAQHHVGQNGLVEFDVTVQYRREGT